Genomic segment of Microbacterium sp. M28:
GGTGTCGAAGTACTGCGTCGTGGCTCCGAGGGGGACGCCCGCCCTCGCCGCCACCTTGCGGTGCGTGAGCGCGTCGACGCCGATCTCGACGATGAGCTCCGCCGCCGCGTCGATGATCGACCGGCGGCGCGCTTCGGGGTCGCGTCTGCGGCGCTGATCCATGACTCCCCTTCTGGACACGAGTACATGTACTTATGTACAGGATCTGTCTGTGCGGCGGCTGAGCCGGGGGTGATCGGTCACATGAGAGAACCGAGAGCGAGCCCCGCACCGGCGGCGAGCGCCGAGAGGCCGAAGGTACCCAGCAGGTGGAGGGCGGCCGACGCTCGGGCGCCGTCCTTCCAGAGACCGACGGCGTCCAGCATCGCCGTGCTGAACGTCGTGTACCCGCTGAGGAATCCGGCACCGACGACGAACAGCGCGTCCGGCAGGGTCGCCGTCACGAGCCCGAGCGCGAACGAGCCGCTGATGTTCACGACCACGATGCCCCACGGAAATCGCTGCGTTGGGGAACCCGTTCGGGGCCCTCGCCTCGGTCCGATCGCGGCGGTCACCCCGACGTCGACGAGATACCGCGTCCCCGCCCCGAGGCCGCCCGCGACGGATGCCAGCAGGAAGAGCAACGGTGTCATCGTTCTATGCTCCGCGGCGTCGCCAGGCGCAGGCCGCCCCAGGCGGCGATGGCGCCGAGACCCAGGCTCGCCACGACGAGGGCGATCGTCCACCACGGAGCGCTGTGCCACAGTTCGATCGAGCCGATCGCGAACGCACTGTACGTCGTGAAGCCACCCAGAATCCCCGTCGCCAGGAAGACGCGCAGGTCGGACGAGGCCGGAAGCCTGGCGGCCAGGATGCCGATGAGCAGCGCCCCGACCACGTTCACCAGGAGGGTCGCCACGACGCCGGCGGCCTGCGGGATGGCCAGCCCGACCAGGAGACGGCCGGCCGTGCCGAGGCTTCCTCCCATCATGACGAGTAGAAGTCGGCGAAGGCTCACGCCGACACTCTAGTCCGGAGGCCCCTGGCAGCGGGGCGCTCGCCTGTCAAGGCGCTGGCGGCGACGGAAGCGCAGGTCCTTGACTGTGCCTATGAAACCCCTCTGGAAGGTCGACCAGCCTGCGCTCCCGACGACCCCGTTCGAACCCGGGGAACGACACGACGTCATCGTCGTCGGCGCCGGACTGACGGGACTCTCCACCGCCTTCATGCTGGCGCGCGCGGGCATGGACGTGGCGGTCGTCGAGGCCGGCGGGATCGCGCAGCTCACGACCGGTGCGAACACAGGCAAGGTCTCGTTGCTGCAGGGGCAGCAGCTCGCGCGGCTGCGCCGAGACCATCCGGCGTCGCTCGTCCGCGCCTACGTCGATGCGAACCGCGCGGGGATGCAGTGGCTCACCGATTTCGCGGACACCGTCGGAGTGCCGTACTCACGACGCACCGACCACACCTACGCGCAGAGCCCGGGCGGACTGGATGCGGTGCGGGATCAGCACGCGGCCGCACGGGAGGCCGGGCTGGCGACGAGACTGCTGGGGCCGGACGCGCTTCCACCGGTTCCGTTCCCGCTCGTCGGCGCTGTGGCACTCGACGATCAGGTCGCCATCGACCCCGTGCAGGTCGCGCGGGCCCAAGCCCGCGAACTGGTCGCCGCAGGAGGGACGCTGCATGTCGGCATCCGCGTCACGAGGGTGCACGCGCTGCCGACTCCGCACGTCGACACGACGTCCGGACCGTTGTTCGCTCGCCACATCGTGCTCGCGACGGGGACGCCGATCATCGATCGCGGCCTGTACTTCGCCAAGGTCCGCGGGCTGCGGTCGTACTGCGTCTCGTTCCGGATTCCCGGGCCGGCGCCGGAGGGCATGTTCATCTCCGCGGGCGGTCCGACCCGCTCGATCCGTCCGGTCGCAGCCGCGGATGGACCGGACTCCGCGCAGCTGATCGTCGGCGGCAACGGCCACTCCGTCGGCCGTTCCGATGCGGAGACGGCCCAGATCGACGACCTCGTGGATTGGACGCGCGAGCACTTCCCCGGGGCGGAGGAGACGCATCGCTGGTCGGCGCAGGACTACGAATCGCACAACCTCGTCCCCTTCGTCGGTGCGATGCCGCGCGGTCTCGGTCGCATCCGCTTCGCCACCGGCTACGGCAAGTGGGGCCTGTCGAACGGACCGGCGGCTGCCCTGCGGCTCGCCTCCGAGATCCTCGGCGCCCCTCGGCGGGAGCGGCCACGATGGATGACGACGCTCGGCACCAGGATGACCGTCCCCGCCGACCTCGCACGCGCCGGCGCAGAGGGTGCGAAAGTCGCCGGACAACTCGCCAAGGGCTGGGCCGGCGCCGAAGCACGGTCGACGCCGCTGCCTCGGCCAGCGGAGGGATCCGGTTCGGTCGGCAATCGCGTCGGATGCCCGGTCGCGATCTCGACGGTCGACGGCGTCACGCGCGCGGTCGACGCGGTGTGCCCGCACATGGGCGGCATCCTCGATTGGAACGACGCCGAGCGCACCTGGGACTGCCCCCTGCACGCCTCGAGGTTCGCACCGGACGGCACCCGTATCGAGGGGCCTGCACTGCGTGATCTCCGCCGGCTGCCGCGGTCGACGCAGCACTGACTCAGGCCGGCCGCCCCTGCTCGTCCCAGCCGCGCTGCGGCGTGTCGCATGTCTCACGGAACACGTACTGGGAGGCGAGCCGACGCTGACTGCTCGACCAGTCGATCGCCGGACGGCGCTGCTCCGGCGGCAGGTACCCCAGCCTGTAGACGGCCATGAGCTCGAGGTCGTCCGGAACGCGGAGCAGCTCGACGATCTCGTCCCAGCGCCCAGGCGCCTCCATCGGAAAGGAGATGAACTGGATACCCATGCCCAGTTCGACCGTGGTGAGCCAGACGTTCTCCATCGCGGCTCCCATGCTGAACACCGAGTAGAAGGAGGACAGCTCGCCGGGACGGTACTCGCTGCGATCGAGCATGACGCCGAGCAGCAGCGGCGACCCCTCCACGAGTCGACGATTCTCTGCGCCGAGCGTCTTGGGCACGCCGAGGGCGTTCATGAGCGTCTGCCCCCGCCGGGTGAAGACCTGACCGGTGAAGGGTCGTAGCGGTGCCGGCAGCTTGTCGAACAGCATCCCGCTGCGCTTCTCGTCCATCTCCGCCTGGCTGAAGCGGAAGTAGGGCTTGTACCGTTCGAAGAACGTCCCGTTCGACATCGTCTCGGTCATGCTCTCGCCGGAGATGCGGGCGATCTGCCGGATCGTGTCGCGGTTCTCGATCACGACGAACCGCCACGGCTGACTGTTCAGCTGCGAGGGCGCCCGACCGGCTGCTTCCAGAAGCACCCGCTGGTGCTCTTCCGAGACGGGGTCGGGCAGGAACGCCCCGTTCGTGGTCTTGCGGCGACGGATGGCGTCGAGCAGTTCCATACGACTCACTTCCTTCTGTCCGGATCGAGCGCGAGGACGACGAGACTCGCCGCGAAGAACGGCGCGGCCGAGAGCGCGACGAGCGGATGGCGTCGCCCACGGGTTCCCGCGAACGGGATCACGGCCAGTGGCACGACCGCCGGCGCCAGGGCGACCGCCGCGCGGCCACGCGGCGCGCGGCGACCGCTCCGGATGCCCGAACCGAGCGCGACCGCAGTGGTGGCGCAGGTGAGCACGAACAGGGCGTGATGCAGCCAGCGGAACCGGCTCGTGTCGATGGCCTTCGTCGCGACAGCCGTACCGAGCGCGCAGTTGAGCAGGTAGCTCAGTGCGGCCAGCACGAACAGCGGCGGTGTGACCAGGCGTCTGTCGCGCATGAGTCGACCATAGGCCTCGCCACTGCGGACGCGCACGTCACGCACCGCACGCCGCGAGACTTGGTCTGTGCGGTGAGACCTGCCGAGCCTGGCAGAGTCTCACCGCACAGAGTACGTCTCGCGGGCCTACAGGTTCGTCTCCGCGTAGATGCGGAGCGCATCACGGACGAACTCGGCACCACGGGTGCTGCCGTCGGACGTCGCGTAGTTCGCGCCGAACCGCGGATCGGCGACGTACATCTCGCCGAGCCCGATCACGTAGCCCTTCACGTCACCGCCCGGCACGGCCGCCGGCGTGCCGGGGACGCCGGTCAGCCAGTCGACGTGACGTCGAGCGATGCCCTGCGCTTCGTCCGAGGCCGGGTCGATGCCGCTTTCGGCGGCGGCGATCCAGTCGCGTCCGAGGTCGGACACCAGCTGCTGCCAGTCGG
This window contains:
- a CDS encoding fluoride efflux transporter FluC; this translates as MTPLLFLLASVAGGLGAGTRYLVDVGVTAAIGPRRGPRTGSPTQRFPWGIVVVNISGSFALGLVTATLPDALFVVGAGFLSGYTTFSTAMLDAVGLWKDGARASAALHLLGTFGLSALAAGAGLALGSLM
- a CDS encoding fluoride efflux transporter FluC, with protein sequence MSLRRLLLVMMGGSLGTAGRLLVGLAIPQAAGVVATLLVNVVGALLIGILAARLPASSDLRVFLATGILGGFTTYSAFAIGSIELWHSAPWWTIALVVASLGLGAIAAWGGLRLATPRSIER
- a CDS encoding FAD-dependent oxidoreductase; this translates as MKPLWKVDQPALPTTPFEPGERHDVIVVGAGLTGLSTAFMLARAGMDVAVVEAGGIAQLTTGANTGKVSLLQGQQLARLRRDHPASLVRAYVDANRAGMQWLTDFADTVGVPYSRRTDHTYAQSPGGLDAVRDQHAAAREAGLATRLLGPDALPPVPFPLVGAVALDDQVAIDPVQVARAQARELVAAGGTLHVGIRVTRVHALPTPHVDTTSGPLFARHIVLATGTPIIDRGLYFAKVRGLRSYCVSFRIPGPAPEGMFISAGGPTRSIRPVAAADGPDSAQLIVGGNGHSVGRSDAETAQIDDLVDWTREHFPGAEETHRWSAQDYESHNLVPFVGAMPRGLGRIRFATGYGKWGLSNGPAAALRLASEILGAPRRERPRWMTTLGTRMTVPADLARAGAEGAKVAGQLAKGWAGAEARSTPLPRPAEGSGSVGNRVGCPVAISTVDGVTRAVDAVCPHMGGILDWNDAERTWDCPLHASRFAPDGTRIEGPALRDLRRLPRSTQH
- a CDS encoding nitroreductase family protein → MELLDAIRRRKTTNGAFLPDPVSEEHQRVLLEAAGRAPSQLNSQPWRFVVIENRDTIRQIARISGESMTETMSNGTFFERYKPYFRFSQAEMDEKRSGMLFDKLPAPLRPFTGQVFTRRGQTLMNALGVPKTLGAENRRLVEGSPLLLGVMLDRSEYRPGELSSFYSVFSMGAAMENVWLTTVELGMGIQFISFPMEAPGRWDEIVELLRVPDDLELMAVYRLGYLPPEQRRPAIDWSSSQRRLASQYVFRETCDTPQRGWDEQGRPA